In Desulfosediminicola ganghwensis, a single window of DNA contains:
- a CDS encoding ABC transporter ATP-binding protein, producing MTEQQHAITTDIGPAISVSKVSFQYRTGDVPALNDVSFQLSPATCTLVRGESGSGKTTLCYCLKGLIPQAVEGDFSGQLEIAGMDVTKYRIQTLSRHIGFVLQDPEVQIVGRNVYEDLIFGPRNLLIAKETIVSDFPSVLQAVGLEGYEGRETYQLSGGEKQRLAIAGVLLMKPQVLILDEPSSELDPAGRRNLYDLLLKLKREEGLSLVIVDQQLPTSHPLVDEVLFLKDGELKEADSIGECSVPCTLPPVLSSNEAPTVLTVENLSFAYRPETPVLKNISMEIRQQDFLALVGHNGSGKTTLAMHLNRLLKPQKGTVSYQKKSLEKFSRAEIARSIGFVFQNPDHQIFETSVEKEIAFGLVQQGINTKEIKKKVEEVLGFMALEDYRDHHPATLPKGIRQFISVASIVALSPEILVVDEPTTGLDTKGKEIILSRLRELNDRGTAIVMITHDMELVREHCSRLLLLEQGEIKVNMSTASALQSIEFKDFIGR from the coding sequence ATGACTGAACAACAACACGCAATTACAACAGATATTGGCCCGGCTATATCTGTTTCCAAGGTGTCTTTTCAATACAGGACAGGGGACGTCCCGGCTTTAAACGATGTAAGCTTTCAGCTTTCACCCGCCACATGCACCCTTGTAAGAGGTGAATCAGGTTCTGGCAAGACAACTCTCTGCTATTGTCTCAAAGGTCTGATTCCGCAGGCTGTTGAAGGGGATTTTAGCGGTCAGCTTGAAATAGCCGGGATGGATGTAACCAAATACAGAATCCAAACTCTCTCCAGGCACATTGGCTTTGTTCTTCAGGATCCGGAGGTCCAGATTGTTGGCCGTAATGTTTATGAAGATCTGATCTTTGGTCCTCGCAATCTCCTGATCGCCAAAGAGACAATCGTTTCAGATTTCCCCTCTGTTCTTCAGGCAGTTGGGCTCGAAGGTTATGAGGGCAGAGAAACATACCAGCTGTCAGGAGGAGAAAAGCAGCGTTTGGCTATCGCCGGTGTACTGCTGATGAAGCCTCAGGTGCTGATTCTCGACGAACCATCTTCAGAATTAGATCCTGCAGGCCGCAGAAATCTCTATGATTTGCTGCTCAAGCTTAAACGTGAAGAGGGTCTTAGTCTCGTTATTGTGGACCAGCAGCTTCCCACAAGTCATCCCCTGGTAGATGAGGTGCTCTTCCTAAAGGATGGTGAGCTGAAAGAAGCCGATAGCATAGGAGAGTGTTCCGTACCTTGTACGCTGCCACCAGTTCTTTCGAGCAACGAAGCTCCGACCGTCCTGACTGTTGAAAACCTCTCCTTTGCATATCGCCCCGAAACACCGGTACTGAAAAACATCAGCATGGAGATCCGGCAACAGGACTTTCTTGCACTGGTCGGACACAACGGCAGCGGTAAAACAACCCTTGCGATGCATCTCAACCGGTTGCTGAAACCACAAAAAGGTACCGTCAGCTATCAGAAGAAATCCCTCGAGAAGTTTAGTCGCGCTGAGATAGCACGTTCGATCGGCTTTGTTTTTCAAAACCCTGATCATCAAATATTTGAAACAAGCGTGGAAAAAGAGATCGCTTTCGGCCTTGTTCAGCAGGGCATAAATACTAAAGAGATTAAGAAGAAGGTCGAAGAAGTTCTGGGCTTTATGGCTCTGGAGGATTACCGGGACCATCATCCCGCCACCCTGCCAAAGGGGATTCGTCAGTTTATCAGTGTGGCCTCAATAGTGGCCCTTTCGCCTGAAATTCTGGTGGTTGATGAACCGACCACAGGTTTAGACACAAAAGGAAAAGAGATCATACTATCCAGATTAAGGGAGCTCAACGACAGAGGAACCGCAATTGTAATGATCACGCACGATATGGAACTGGTAAGAGAGCATTGCTCCCGGCTCCTTTTACTTGAACAGGGCGAGATCAAGGTGAACATGTCAACTGCCAGTGCACTGCAGAGTATAGAATTTAAGGATTTTATTGGACGATGA